A portion of the Longimicrobiaceae bacterium genome contains these proteins:
- a CDS encoding TetR/AcrR family transcriptional regulator: protein MRNGEQTRENIVRQAAGLFNRQGFAGASMSDIMAATGLQKGGIYRHFESKEALALEAFDYAVDAMGGRFAAAMAERAHAVDRLHAIVGVFAHIPEDPPVPGGCPMMNAMIDSDDGNPQLRDRARRAMDGLRGLIARTVAEGTARGEVRPGTDGDALATVLLATMEGAVALSQAYGDPAHVRRAREHLERYLDGSVRA from the coding sequence ATGCGAAACGGCGAGCAGACGCGCGAGAACATCGTCCGGCAGGCGGCGGGGCTCTTCAACCGGCAGGGGTTCGCCGGGGCCTCCATGTCGGACATCATGGCGGCGACGGGGCTCCAGAAGGGGGGCATCTACCGGCACTTCGAGAGCAAGGAGGCGCTGGCGCTGGAAGCGTTCGACTACGCGGTGGACGCGATGGGGGGCCGATTCGCCGCGGCCATGGCGGAGCGGGCCCACGCGGTGGACCGGCTGCACGCGATCGTGGGCGTGTTCGCGCACATCCCCGAGGACCCGCCGGTCCCCGGGGGCTGCCCCATGATGAACGCCATGATCGACTCGGACGACGGCAACCCGCAGCTCCGCGACCGGGCGCGCCGGGCCATGGACGGGCTGCGGGGGCTGATCGCACGCACCGTCGCGGAGGGGACCGCGCGCGGCGAGGTCCGGCCCGGCACCGACGGCGACGCCCTGGCGACGGTACTGCTGGCGACGATGGAGGGCGCCGTGGCGCTGTCGCAGGCGTACGGCGATCCGGCGCACGTGCGGCGCGCGCGGGAGCACCTGGAGCGGTACCTGGACGGGAGCGTCCGCGCCTGA
- a CDS encoding sigma-54 dependent transcriptional regulator → MATILHVDDEPAVGLILQDTLERAGHTPVGARGVPEALQVLARGGVDLVISDYRMPGLTGLELLDLLQREGYDVPLIMLTGYASIEHAVAAIKAGAVDYITKPVRPEQLRLAVDQALEFVRLRRENESLRREVMEFRNERQIIGESAALRRILQTVATAAPTRATVLLQGESGTGKELFARALHDQSDRRDRPFIKLNCAALPEGLVESALFGHERGAFTGAVRRVEGAFERAHRGTLLLDEVSEMRLDLQAKLLRVLQEQEFERVGGTSPIRVDVRVVATTNRDLAAEAAAGSFRQDLYFRLSTIPIQIPPLRARPEDVPSLAYRFALRTAAETGKEVRGISPAALEWLMRYPWPGNVRELQHAVERAVILSPEEVLQPYAFQGQRFGLAQTLPEVPLPAYAAPGASSASAHAAAGGSAPTEDGAVVLHSLNLDEAERVLIGRALEVSGGNRTRAAELLGMSVRTLRNRLNNPGRGGGED, encoded by the coding sequence ATGGCCACCATCCTCCACGTCGACGACGAGCCCGCGGTCGGCCTGATCCTCCAGGACACGCTGGAGCGGGCCGGGCACACTCCCGTCGGCGCGCGCGGCGTCCCCGAGGCGCTCCAGGTGCTCGCGCGCGGCGGTGTGGACCTAGTGATCTCCGACTACCGGATGCCGGGGCTCACCGGGCTGGAGCTCCTGGATCTGCTCCAGCGCGAGGGGTACGACGTCCCGCTGATCATGCTCACCGGGTACGCCAGCATCGAGCACGCGGTGGCGGCGATCAAGGCCGGGGCGGTGGACTACATCACCAAGCCGGTGCGCCCGGAGCAGCTGCGCCTGGCCGTCGACCAGGCGCTGGAGTTCGTGCGCCTGCGCCGCGAGAACGAGTCGCTGCGGCGCGAGGTGATGGAGTTCCGCAACGAGCGGCAGATCATCGGGGAGAGCGCGGCGCTGCGCCGCATCCTGCAGACGGTGGCGACGGCCGCGCCCACGCGCGCCACGGTGCTCCTGCAGGGGGAGAGCGGCACGGGGAAAGAGCTGTTCGCGCGGGCCCTCCACGACCAGAGCGACCGGCGCGACCGCCCGTTCATCAAGCTCAACTGCGCGGCGCTCCCGGAAGGGCTGGTGGAGAGCGCCCTCTTCGGCCACGAGCGGGGGGCGTTCACCGGGGCGGTGAGGCGGGTGGAGGGCGCCTTCGAGCGGGCGCACCGCGGCACCCTCCTCCTGGACGAGGTCTCGGAGATGCGGCTGGACCTGCAGGCCAAGCTCCTCCGCGTCCTGCAGGAGCAGGAGTTCGAGCGGGTGGGCGGCACCAGCCCCATCCGGGTGGACGTGCGGGTGGTCGCCACCACCAACCGCGACCTGGCCGCCGAGGCCGCGGCGGGGAGCTTCCGGCAGGACCTGTACTTCCGCCTCAGCACCATCCCCATCCAGATCCCCCCGCTCCGCGCCCGGCCGGAGGACGTCCCCTCCCTCGCCTACCGCTTCGCCCTGCGCACGGCGGCCGAGACCGGAAAGGAGGTCCGGGGGATCTCCCCCGCGGCGCTGGAGTGGCTCATGCGGTACCCCTGGCCGGGGAACGTCCGCGAGCTGCAGCACGCCGTCGAGCGCGCGGTGATCCTCTCGCCGGAGGAGGTGCTCCAGCCCTACGCCTTCCAGGGGCAGCGCTTCGGGCTCGCGCAGACGCTCCCGGAGGTGCCGCTCCCCGCCTACGCCGCGCCGGGCGCCTCTTCCGCGTCGGCCCACGCCGCCGCGGGCGGCTCCGCGCCGACGGAAGACGGCGCCGTCGTCCTCCACTCGCTCAACCTCGACGAGGCCGAGCGGGTGCTGATCGGGCGGGCGCTGGAGGTGTCCGGCGGCAACCGCACGCGCGCGGCGGAGCTGCTGGGGATGAGCGTGCGGACGTTGCGCAACCGGCTGAACAACCCCGGGCGCGGCGGGGGCGAGGACTGA
- the msrA gene encoding peptide-methionine (S)-S-oxide reductase MsrA: MSEKQREVATLAGGCFWCLEAVYDDLRGVEDVVSGYTGGGVPNPSYEAVCSGTTGHAEVVRVTFDPDVVSFREILEVFFGIHDPTTLNRQGNDVGTQYRSAVFYHSPEQKAVAEGVIAELEREGVWDAPIVTQLAPVAEFYPAEAYHQEYFRRNPFQPYCQVVVAPKVSKFRKQHLERLKK; encoded by the coding sequence ATGAGTGAGAAGCAGCGGGAGGTCGCCACCCTGGCGGGGGGGTGCTTCTGGTGCCTGGAAGCGGTGTACGACGACCTCCGCGGGGTGGAGGACGTGGTGTCCGGCTACACCGGCGGCGGCGTGCCGAATCCCAGCTACGAGGCGGTGTGCTCCGGGACCACGGGGCACGCGGAGGTGGTGCGGGTCACCTTCGACCCGGACGTGGTCTCCTTCCGGGAGATCCTGGAGGTGTTCTTCGGCATCCACGACCCCACCACGCTGAACCGCCAGGGGAACGACGTTGGGACGCAGTACCGCTCCGCCGTCTTCTACCACTCCCCGGAGCAGAAGGCGGTCGCGGAAGGCGTGATCGCGGAGCTGGAGCGCGAGGGGGTGTGGGACGCCCCCATCGTCACGCAGCTGGCGCCGGTGGCGGAGTTCTACCCGGCGGAGGCGTACCACCAGGAGTACTTCCGCCGCAACCCGTTCCAGCCGTACTGTCAGGTGGTGGTGGCGCCCAAGGTGTCCAAGTTCCGCAAGCAGCACCTGGAGCGGTTGAAGAAGTAA
- a CDS encoding pyridoxal phosphate-dependent aminotransferase — MNPLIADIPPSIIRAINARKRPGDIDLCMGEPTLRPDPAPFEAATAWVREHGCPYTPNAGWDELRERIAGYYALPGEPGKAGVCVTIGSEEALYLAIKTVVDPARDEVLVVEPAYLAYAKLCMLEGIRHRTVALDARDGFAPSAAAVLEALRPDTRLVVIASPCNPTGRIWPEAELRALAAGLAERPGPPVYVLSDEVYRELYFTPEPPLGIAEVYPHTLVAGSLSKSNALTGLRLGWLVGPPEVVAAAVKVHQFVNTAASTFSQAVALELFRDPASLAAHRPLYRRTRAALLASAERHGVPHLPPEGTFYCLVRLPERLAGDSLGATERLLEEQRVVAVPGTAFGESGEGWLRLSWVTGEEVLDEAMRRIAAFFRG; from the coding sequence ATGAACCCCCTCATCGCCGACATCCCGCCCTCCATCATCCGGGCGATCAACGCCCGCAAGCGGCCGGGCGATATCGACCTGTGCATGGGCGAGCCCACGCTCCGCCCCGATCCGGCCCCCTTCGAGGCGGCCACGGCGTGGGTGCGGGAGCACGGCTGCCCATACACCCCCAACGCCGGGTGGGACGAGCTGCGCGAGCGGATCGCGGGCTACTACGCGCTCCCGGGGGAGCCGGGAAAGGCGGGGGTGTGCGTCACCATCGGTTCGGAGGAGGCGCTCTACCTGGCGATCAAGACAGTGGTGGACCCCGCCCGGGACGAGGTGCTGGTGGTGGAGCCGGCGTACCTGGCCTACGCCAAGCTCTGCATGCTGGAGGGGATCCGCCACCGCACGGTCGCCCTGGACGCTCGGGACGGCTTCGCGCCGAGCGCGGCGGCGGTGCTGGAGGCGCTGCGGCCGGACACGCGCCTGGTGGTGATCGCCTCGCCCTGCAACCCCACGGGGCGGATCTGGCCGGAGGCGGAGCTGCGCGCGCTCGCCGCGGGGCTGGCGGAGCGGCCGGGCCCGCCGGTGTACGTCCTGTCCGACGAGGTGTACCGGGAGCTGTACTTCACCCCGGAGCCGCCCCTCGGCATCGCGGAGGTGTACCCGCACACGCTGGTGGCCGGCTCGCTCTCCAAGAGCAACGCGCTCACCGGGCTCCGGCTGGGATGGCTCGTGGGTCCGCCGGAGGTCGTGGCCGCGGCGGTCAAGGTGCACCAGTTCGTGAACACCGCCGCCAGCACCTTCTCGCAGGCGGTGGCGCTGGAGCTGTTCCGCGACCCGGCCTCGCTGGCCGCACACCGGCCCCTCTACCGGCGCACCCGCGCCGCGCTCCTCGCCTCGGCGGAGCGCCACGGCGTCCCGCACCTGCCGCCGGAGGGGACCTTCTACTGCCTGGTGCGGCTCCCGGAGCGCCTGGCGGGAGATTCGCTGGGCGCCACGGAGCGGCTGCTGGAGGAGCAGCGGGTGGTGGCGGTGCCCGGAACCGCCTTCGGGGAGAGCGGGGAAGGGTGGCTGCGCCTCTCCTGGGTGACGGGCGAGGAGGTGCTGGACGAGGCGATGCGGCGGATCGCGGCGTTCTTCCGCGGCTGA
- a CDS encoding aminotransferase class I/II-fold pyridoxal phosphate-dependent enzyme, translating to MSGTPPARTRVSHRASLFTESVIREMTREAMKHGAVNLSQGFPDFPAPEDVKRAAERAIAADVNQYAITWGAKDFRDAIARKTAWYLGLEVDPETELTVTCGSTEAMIATLMATVDPGDEVVIFEPFYENYGPDAILSQATPRYVSLRAPDWSFDRDELAAAFNARTRAIILCNPNNPSGKVFTREEMEFIAGLCREHDVLCLTDEIYEHILYPDEDGTPAEHVCMAQLEGMRERTVVVNSLSKTYSVTGWRVGWCIAPPDITGAIRKVHDFLTVGAAAPLQAAGAYALSLPPEYYAQLAEHYRARRDLLLPALEEVGFRTFTPRGAYYVMTDVSGFGFASDLDFTRHLIREVGVACVPGSSFYADPASGAHLVRFCFCKRDETLHAAVERLRKLVA from the coding sequence ATGTCCGGCACCCCCCCGGCGCGCACGCGCGTCTCGCACCGCGCCAGCCTGTTCACCGAGTCCGTCATCCGCGAGATGACGCGCGAGGCCATGAAGCACGGGGCCGTGAACCTGTCGCAGGGGTTCCCGGACTTCCCGGCGCCCGAGGACGTGAAGCGCGCCGCGGAGAGGGCCATCGCGGCCGACGTGAACCAGTACGCCATCACCTGGGGGGCGAAGGACTTCCGCGACGCCATCGCCCGCAAGACGGCGTGGTACCTGGGGCTGGAGGTGGACCCGGAGACGGAGCTCACCGTCACCTGCGGGTCCACCGAGGCCATGATCGCCACGCTGATGGCGACGGTGGACCCCGGCGACGAGGTGGTGATCTTCGAGCCCTTCTACGAGAACTACGGCCCGGACGCCATCCTCTCCCAGGCCACGCCGCGCTACGTCTCCCTGCGGGCGCCGGACTGGAGCTTCGACCGCGACGAGCTGGCGGCCGCCTTCAACGCGCGGACCCGCGCCATCATCCTCTGCAACCCCAACAACCCGTCGGGGAAGGTGTTCACCCGCGAGGAGATGGAGTTCATCGCCGGGCTCTGCCGCGAGCACGACGTGCTGTGCCTCACGGACGAGATCTACGAGCACATCCTCTACCCGGACGAGGACGGCACGCCCGCGGAGCACGTCTGCATGGCGCAGCTGGAGGGGATGCGCGAGCGCACCGTGGTGGTGAACTCGCTCTCCAAGACCTACTCGGTGACCGGGTGGCGGGTGGGCTGGTGCATCGCCCCGCCCGACATCACCGGCGCCATCCGCAAGGTGCACGACTTCCTCACGGTGGGCGCCGCCGCGCCGCTCCAGGCCGCGGGTGCGTACGCGCTCTCGCTGCCGCCGGAGTACTACGCGCAGCTGGCCGAGCACTACCGCGCCCGGCGCGACCTGCTCCTCCCGGCGCTGGAGGAGGTGGGGTTCCGGACCTTCACCCCCCGTGGCGCCTACTACGTCATGACCGACGTGAGCGGCTTCGGCTTTGCATCAGATCTGGATTTCACGCGTCACCTGATCCGGGAGGTGGGCGTCGCCTGCGTCCCGGGATCCAGCTTCTACGCGGATCCGGCGAGCGGCGCGCACCTGGTCCGCTTCTGCTTCTGCAAGCGCGACGAGACCCTCCACGCGGCGGTGGAGCGCCTCCGGAAGCTCGTCGCCTAG
- the lpdA gene encoding dihydrolipoyl dehydrogenase, which translates to MEARVYDAVVIGGGPGGYTAAIRLAQLGKSVLCVERESLGGVCLNWGCIPSKALISAAGLVERIREAETMGIRVGAPEVDFARTQAWKDGIVARLTGSVATLIRGNGGEVAPGTARLVGPSTVEVRTADGAVERYEARDAVVVATGARLASIPGFEADGERIITAREAVSLGEVPRSLVVIGGGVIGMELGMMYQRLGTSVAVVEVTEGLLPGVDADLVRVVERRFRRRGGEVLTGARALGWEPRDGAAAVTVEHGGGTRVLEAERVLVSVGFQPNVRGLGLEEVGVRLDARGHVATDDRMRSSVPGIYAVGDVAGGPYLAHKAFREAEVAAEVIAGRNVRRDVYALPAAIFTDPEIAVVGMTEAEARREGRVVKVGRFPFAASGRAMSLGDTDGFVKVVADEERLLGVGIVGPEASELVAEAAFALEMVAAAEDVALTIHPHPTLSEGVMEAFKHALGEAVHVMNRRPARRADAPALVGMGA; encoded by the coding sequence ATGGAAGCGAGGGTCTACGACGCCGTCGTGATCGGCGGGGGGCCGGGCGGGTACACGGCCGCGATCCGACTGGCCCAGCTCGGAAAGAGCGTGCTGTGCGTGGAGAGGGAGAGCCTGGGCGGCGTCTGCCTGAACTGGGGGTGCATCCCCAGCAAGGCGCTGATCTCGGCGGCCGGGCTGGTGGAGCGGATCCGCGAGGCGGAGACGATGGGGATCCGGGTCGGCGCGCCGGAGGTGGACTTCGCCCGCACCCAGGCGTGGAAGGACGGCATCGTGGCGCGGCTCACCGGGAGCGTGGCGACGCTGATCCGCGGCAACGGCGGCGAGGTGGCGCCCGGCACGGCGCGCCTGGTCGGCCCGAGCACGGTGGAGGTGCGGACCGCGGACGGCGCGGTGGAGCGTTACGAGGCACGCGACGCCGTCGTGGTGGCGACGGGGGCGCGGCTGGCCTCCATCCCCGGCTTCGAGGCGGACGGGGAGCGGATCATCACGGCGCGCGAGGCGGTCTCGCTCGGGGAGGTGCCGCGCTCGCTGGTGGTGATCGGGGGCGGGGTCATCGGGATGGAGCTGGGGATGATGTACCAGAGGCTGGGGACGAGCGTGGCGGTGGTGGAGGTCACGGAGGGGCTCCTCCCCGGGGTGGACGCCGACCTGGTGCGAGTGGTGGAGCGCCGGTTCCGGCGCCGGGGCGGCGAGGTCCTGACGGGCGCCCGCGCGCTCGGGTGGGAGCCGCGGGACGGCGCGGCGGCGGTGACGGTGGAGCACGGCGGCGGGACGCGGGTGCTGGAGGCGGAGCGGGTCCTCGTTTCCGTGGGCTTCCAGCCGAACGTCCGCGGACTGGGGCTGGAGGAGGTGGGGGTGCGGCTGGATGCGCGCGGCCACGTGGCGACCGACGACCGGATGCGCAGCTCCGTCCCGGGGATCTACGCCGTGGGCGACGTGGCCGGCGGTCCGTACCTGGCGCACAAGGCCTTTCGCGAAGCGGAGGTCGCCGCCGAGGTGATCGCCGGCCGGAACGTGCGACGCGACGTCTACGCGCTCCCCGCCGCCATCTTCACGGACCCGGAGATCGCGGTGGTGGGGATGACGGAGGCGGAGGCGCGGCGAGAGGGGCGCGTCGTAAAGGTGGGGAGGTTCCCCTTCGCCGCGTCCGGCCGGGCGATGTCGCTGGGCGACACGGACGGCTTCGTGAAGGTGGTCGCGGACGAGGAGCGGCTGCTGGGGGTGGGGATCGTCGGGCCGGAGGCGAGCGAGCTGGTCGCCGAGGCCGCCTTCGCCCTGGAGATGGTGGCCGCGGCCGAGGACGTGGCGCTCACCATCCACCCGCACCCCACCCTTTCCGAGGGGGTCATGGAGGCGTTCAAGCACGCGCTCGGCGAGGCGGTCCACGTGATGAACCGGCGCCCGGCCAGGCGGGCGGACGCGCCGGCTCTCGTGGGCATGGGCGCCTGA
- the dapE gene encoding succinyl-diaminopimelate desuccinylase — protein MARGHTADDLADLTLELCRIPSETGREARIADWVEARCVSRVGPGAVHRIGHSVVCDPYAGGDAGPTVALVGHLDTVRCAEDQDYAVRDGRVYGCGASDMKGGVAVMLALLDRWRELQGARPVWIFYDAEEGPFANNGLEPVLESGVLPEIDFAFILEPTDRALQLGCMGVLNATVTVRGKRAHSARPWQGENALYLALPLLERFAALERRPVRFGELTFYEVMGVTQASTANSKNVVPDALLLNVNVRFAPGRTIEEAEEELRALVGGDGEVDVHDRSPAGTVYLDHPLLEPWRRAEALPLQPKQAWTDVARFTTRAVPAVNFGPGETSQAHQANEWCPTESLEFVYSALLRFFSRG, from the coding sequence ATGGCGCGGGGCCACACCGCGGACGACCTTGCGGATCTCACGCTGGAGCTGTGCCGCATCCCCAGCGAGACCGGGCGCGAGGCACGGATCGCGGACTGGGTGGAGGCGCGCTGCGTCTCGCGCGTGGGGCCGGGGGCCGTGCACCGCATCGGGCACTCGGTGGTGTGCGACCCGTACGCGGGCGGGGACGCGGGGCCCACCGTCGCGCTGGTGGGGCACCTGGACACGGTGCGGTGCGCGGAGGACCAGGACTACGCGGTGCGCGACGGGCGGGTGTACGGGTGCGGCGCCAGCGACATGAAGGGCGGGGTGGCGGTCATGCTGGCGCTGCTGGACCGCTGGCGGGAGCTGCAGGGGGCGCGGCCGGTCTGGATCTTCTACGACGCGGAGGAGGGGCCCTTCGCGAACAACGGGCTGGAGCCGGTGCTGGAGAGCGGGGTGCTCCCGGAGATCGACTTCGCCTTCATCCTGGAGCCCACCGACCGGGCGCTGCAGCTGGGGTGCATGGGCGTGCTGAACGCCACCGTCACCGTGCGCGGGAAGCGCGCCCACAGCGCCCGCCCGTGGCAGGGGGAGAACGCGCTGTACCTTGCCCTCCCGCTGCTGGAGCGCTTCGCCGCGCTGGAGCGCCGCCCGGTGCGCTTCGGGGAGCTGACCTTCTACGAGGTAATGGGGGTCACGCAGGCCAGCACCGCCAACTCCAAGAACGTGGTGCCGGACGCCCTGCTCCTGAACGTGAACGTCCGCTTCGCCCCGGGCCGCACGATCGAGGAGGCCGAGGAGGAGCTCCGCGCGCTGGTGGGCGGCGACGGCGAGGTGGACGTGCACGACCGCTCCCCCGCGGGGACGGTGTACCTGGACCACCCGCTGCTGGAGCCCTGGCGCCGCGCGGAGGCCCTGCCGCTGCAGCCCAAGCAGGCGTGGACCGACGTGGCGCGCTTCACCACCCGCGCGGTCCCCGCGGTGAACTTCGGCCCCGGCGAGACCTCCCAGGCGCACCAGGCCAACGAGTGGTGCCCGACCGAGTCGCTGGAGTTCGTCTACTCCGCCCTCCTGCGCTTCTTCTCCCGGGGCTGA
- a CDS encoding 2,3,4,5-tetrahydropyridine-2,6-dicarboxylate N-succinyltransferase, whose product MELAKLEELVSAAYTERERLKDGDTPRAVEETIALLDRGELRVAEKTGGEWRVNAWVKEAILLYFALRPLEPMDAGDLRFYDKIATKTELEAQGIRVVPPGVVRYGAFLEPGCVVMPGYVNIGAYVGAGTMVDTWATVGSCAQVGKGVHLSGGVGIGGVLEPPGASPVIIEDGAFVGSRCIVVEGVVVEEEAVLGAGVVLTASTQVIDVTGSEPRVTKGRIPARSVVIPGSQPKEFPAGTFHVPCALIIGTRRESTDRKTSLNDVLRTFNVQV is encoded by the coding sequence ATGGAGCTGGCGAAGCTGGAGGAGCTGGTCTCGGCGGCGTACACGGAGCGGGAGCGTCTCAAGGACGGCGACACGCCTCGGGCCGTGGAGGAGACCATCGCGCTGCTGGACCGCGGGGAGCTCCGTGTGGCGGAGAAGACCGGGGGCGAGTGGCGGGTGAACGCCTGGGTGAAGGAGGCGATCCTGCTGTACTTCGCCCTCCGGCCGCTGGAGCCGATGGACGCGGGCGACCTCCGCTTCTACGACAAGATCGCCACCAAGACGGAGCTGGAGGCGCAGGGAATCCGCGTCGTCCCCCCCGGCGTGGTGCGCTACGGCGCCTTCCTGGAGCCCGGGTGCGTGGTGATGCCCGGCTACGTGAACATCGGGGCGTACGTGGGCGCCGGGACCATGGTGGACACCTGGGCAACCGTGGGCTCCTGCGCGCAGGTCGGCAAGGGGGTGCACCTCTCGGGCGGGGTGGGGATCGGCGGGGTGCTGGAGCCGCCGGGCGCGTCGCCGGTGATCATCGAGGACGGCGCCTTCGTCGGCTCGCGCTGCATCGTGGTGGAGGGGGTGGTGGTGGAGGAGGAGGCGGTGCTGGGGGCGGGGGTGGTGCTCACCGCGTCCACGCAGGTCATCGACGTGACCGGCTCCGAGCCGCGCGTCACCAAGGGGCGCATCCCCGCCCGCTCGGTGGTGATCCCCGGGTCGCAGCCCAAGGAGTTCCCGGCGGGGACCTTCCACGTCCCCTGCGCGCTGATCATCGGGACGCGCAGGGAGTCCACGGACCGGAAGACGTCGCTGAACGACGTGCTCCGGACCTTCAACGTGCAGGTGTGA
- a CDS encoding M1 family metallopeptidase, translating to MTLSSPIPLPRLLAAALALALGAEGAPVQAQARPAPAAEAAARPRPYPVLETPEFVRAVERGTRTRTGRPGPGYWTQHAQYRLSAELDPATRRLSGMGTVRYHNRSPDELRTIAVHLHPNLFAPDAIRNEKVPVTGGMELSRVVAQGRTLNAVPALDTLGTPAYTVDGTVAWIRLPQPLPAGGTAELGFTWSYVVPPDGAPRTGTDGEVYFVAYWYPHVAVYDDVSGWQADPYMGNAEFYMGYADYDVSLTVPEGWLVGATGTLQNPEEVLTPETRQRLDAALRDRGIVHVVTADDRGAGRATRTSRNGKLTWRFSARDVRDFAWGASPRYLWDATAAVVGDANGDGRADTAAIHTFYRPERVQWAWDRSARFSQHSVEFLSRYLWPYPYPHMTAMDGPTSCGGMEYPMMTCIGGRRDTLSLYSVTVHEIAHMWFPMQVGSDEKRYTWQDEGLTRFNQAQAMREFFDGYDLETIARDQYLALARRGGEDVGGEVELMRHGDRYPVETRAYAIASYPKMATNLAMLRALLGEETFHRAYREYGRRWINRHPQPYDLFNTFEDVAGRDLDWFWRTWWYETWTLDQAIGEVRVTGDRMEVDVVDLGLAPMPARLAITRADGRTERVEVPVEVWLNGARRHTVPVRDAASVVRVEIDPERAFADIDRENQMWTRSR from the coding sequence ATGACCCTTTCCAGTCCGATCCCTCTCCCCCGTCTCCTGGCCGCCGCGCTCGCGCTGGCGCTCGGGGCGGAGGGCGCCCCCGTCCAGGCGCAGGCGCGGCCCGCGCCCGCCGCCGAGGCCGCCGCGCGCCCCCGTCCGTACCCCGTCCTGGAGACGCCGGAGTTCGTCCGCGCGGTGGAGCGGGGGACCCGCACCCGCACCGGACGCCCCGGTCCCGGGTACTGGACGCAGCACGCGCAGTACCGTCTTTCGGCCGAGCTGGACCCGGCCACCCGCCGGCTCTCCGGCATGGGGACGGTGCGGTACCACAACCGCTCCCCGGACGAGCTGCGGACGATCGCGGTGCACCTGCACCCCAACCTCTTCGCCCCGGACGCCATCCGGAACGAGAAGGTCCCGGTTACCGGGGGGATGGAGCTTTCGCGGGTGGTCGCGCAGGGGCGCACGCTGAACGCGGTGCCGGCGCTCGACACCCTGGGCACGCCGGCGTACACGGTCGACGGCACCGTGGCGTGGATCCGCCTCCCGCAGCCGCTCCCCGCCGGAGGAACCGCGGAGCTGGGCTTCACCTGGAGCTACGTGGTCCCGCCGGACGGCGCGCCGCGCACGGGGACGGACGGCGAGGTGTACTTCGTCGCCTACTGGTATCCGCACGTCGCGGTGTACGACGACGTCTCCGGGTGGCAGGCGGACCCGTACATGGGGAACGCCGAGTTCTACATGGGATACGCGGACTACGACGTGTCGCTCACCGTGCCGGAGGGGTGGCTGGTGGGCGCCACCGGGACGCTCCAGAACCCGGAGGAGGTGCTCACGCCGGAGACCCGGCAGCGCCTGGACGCGGCGCTGCGGGACCGCGGGATCGTGCACGTGGTGACGGCGGACGACCGCGGGGCGGGGCGGGCCACCCGCACCTCCCGGAACGGGAAGCTCACCTGGCGGTTCAGCGCCCGCGACGTCCGCGACTTCGCCTGGGGGGCCTCGCCGCGCTACCTGTGGGACGCCACCGCCGCCGTGGTCGGCGACGCCAACGGCGACGGCCGCGCCGACACGGCCGCGATCCACACCTTCTACCGTCCCGAGCGGGTGCAGTGGGCGTGGGACCGGTCCGCGCGCTTCTCGCAGCACTCGGTGGAGTTCCTGTCGCGCTACCTGTGGCCGTACCCGTACCCGCACATGACCGCCATGGACGGCCCCACCTCGTGCGGGGGGATGGAGTACCCGATGATGACGTGCATCGGCGGCCGGCGCGACACGCTCTCGCTGTACTCGGTGACGGTGCACGAGATCGCGCACATGTGGTTCCCCATGCAGGTGGGCTCGGACGAGAAGCGCTACACCTGGCAGGACGAGGGGCTGACGCGCTTCAACCAGGCCCAGGCGATGCGCGAGTTCTTCGACGGCTACGACCTGGAGACCATTGCCCGCGACCAGTACCTGGCGCTGGCCCGGCGCGGGGGCGAGGACGTGGGCGGCGAGGTGGAGCTGATGCGCCACGGCGACCGGTACCCGGTGGAGACGCGGGCGTACGCCATCGCCAGCTACCCCAAGATGGCGACCAACCTGGCGATGCTCCGCGCGCTCCTCGGCGAGGAGACCTTCCACCGCGCCTACCGCGAGTACGGCCGGCGGTGGATCAACCGGCACCCGCAGCCGTACGACCTTTTCAACACCTTCGAGGACGTGGCCGGGCGCGACCTGGACTGGTTCTGGCGCACCTGGTGGTACGAGACCTGGACGCTGGACCAGGCCATCGGCGAGGTGCGGGTCACCGGCGACCGGATGGAGGTTGACGTGGTCGACCTGGGGCTCGCCCCCATGCCCGCGCGGCTCGCGATCACGCGCGCGGACGGACGCACGGAGCGGGTCGAGGTGCCCGTGGAGGTGTGGCTGAACGGGGCGCGGCGGCACACGGTCCCGGTGCGCGACGCCGCCTCCGTCGTCCGGGTGGAGATCGACCCGGAGCGGGCCTTCGCCGACATCGACCGGGAGAACCAGATGTGGACGAGGAGTCGCTGA
- a CDS encoding DUF3072 domain-containing protein has translation MTDKRTQDQAEQSNTIKDPDNWTTGDEQMTGAQRSYLHTLAEEAGEEVDDNLTKAEASKKIDELQERTGRGSDR, from the coding sequence ATGACCGACAAGCGCACGCAGGACCAGGCCGAGCAGAGCAACACCATCAAGGACCCGGACAACTGGACCACCGGGGACGAGCAGATGACGGGCGCCCAGCGCTCCTACCTGCACACCCTGGCCGAGGAGGCGGGGGAAGAGGTGGACGACAACCTCACCAAGGCGGAGGCGTCCAAGAAGATCGACGAGCTGCAGGAGCGGACGGGGCGCGGCTCGGACCGCTGA